In Eretmochelys imbricata isolate rEreImb1 chromosome 4, rEreImb1.hap1, whole genome shotgun sequence, a single window of DNA contains:
- the LOC144264217 gene encoding toll-like receptor 6, giving the protein MAENRRPLTNFLLCSCVFIITLWNNIKPSDENEFIANYSSSSLEDHSDYETKSLPLSHTKRLQFASADNRINHSSWDVVHNTSDSLVLSNIPENGISDLIQLLSKFNKTSGLQNLTLNNITTSWKNFIRILQIVWHTSIEYFNIFEMKLLSDIKKQSFNYTGTSMKALIITNVSIEVFYFSQDDLYRIFSEMNITALTISDSKIIHMLCPSERSQFRFLSFSNNDLTDMVFQGCNKLDLLETLILQRNQLKKLSKVSSMTSKMKSLKHLDISRNLLYYDENENENHCHWVGMLAKLNLSSNKLTDSVFGCLPISVQILDLQNNQIRTVPKDITELKALKELNIAFNRLTELPGCSHFRGLELLNIEENSVLTPSSDFFHSCQNIRALRGGHNPFQCSCELRDFVNLEKKSGGRLVGWPESYVCEYPDGLKGTQLKDFQLSELSCNTTLLLVIALVVTVVVVVVTSFLCIYFDIMWYLKMMWQWTQTKRRVWNSHPEDLQSILQFHAFISYSERDSLWVKNHLIPNLEKEDGSVQICLHERNFIPGKSIIENIINCIEKSHKSIFVLSPNFVQSEWCHYELYFAHHKLFSESSNSLILILLEPIPQYLIPARYHKLKALMAKRTYLEWPKEKSKHGLFWANLKATINSNLPVSTEMIVV; this is encoded by the coding sequence ATGGCAGAAAACAGAAGACCCCTTACAAACTTTCTCCTTTGTAGTTGTGTCTTTATAATAACTCTCTGGAACAATATCAAGCCATCTGATGAAAATGAATTTATTGCAAACTATTCCAGCAGCTCACTAGAAGACCATTCTGATTATGAAACCAAGAGCCTGCCACTCTCACACACAAAGAGGCTTCAGTTTGCATCAGCAGATAACAGAATAAACCATTCCAGTTGGGATGTGGTACACAATACTTCGGACAGTTTAGTACTGTCAAATATCCCAGAGAATGGAATCAGTGATTTAATACAATTATTGTCAAAATTCAACAAAACCTCAGGATTACAAAATCTTACTCTGAACAATATTACAACGTCCTGGAAAAACTTTATTAGAATTCTTCAGATCGTGTGGCATACATCCATTGAATATTTCAATATCTTTGAGATGAAACTGTTGTCAGATATTAAAAAGCAATCCTTCAACTACACTGGTACTTCCATGAAAGCACTGATAATAACGAATGTTTCTATTGAAGTATTCTATTTTTCACAGGATGACCTATACCGCATATTTTCAGAGATGAACATTACAGCCTTGACGATATCTGATTCGAAGATAATACATATGCTTTGCCCTTCCGAACGAAGTCAATTTCGCTTTTTAAGCTTTTCAAACAATGATTTGACAGATATGGTTTTTCAAGGCTGTAATAAATTAGATCTCCTGGAAACACTTATTCTACAGAGGAATCAATTAAAAAAACTTTCCAAGGTGAGCTCCATGACGAGTAAAATGAAATCACTGAAACACTTGGACATAAGTAGGAACTTGTTGTATTACGATGAGAATGAGAATGAGAACCACTGCCACTGGGTTGGAATGCTAGCTAAACTGAATTTGTCCTCAAACAAATTGACAGACTCAGTTTTTGGATGTTTGCCAATCAGTGTCCAAATACTCGATCTACAAAATAACCAAATCAGAACTGTCCCCAAAGACATTACTGAACTGAAAGCTTTGAAAGAGCTAAACATTGCATTTAACAGGTTAACTGAGCTGCCTGGGTGTAGTCATTTTAGGGGTCTGGAATTACTGAATATAGAAGAGAATTCAGTTCTCACCCCATCATCTGACTTTTTCCACAGCTGTCAAAATATCAGAGCGCTCAGAGGAGGGCACAATCCATTCCAGTGTTCTTGTGAACTACGAGACTTtgttaatttggaaaaaaaatcaggcgGAAGGTTGGTTGGCTGGCCAGAGTCTTATGTGTGTGAATATCCGGATGGCTTAAAGGGAACCCAGCTAAAGGACTTTCAGTTGTCTGAACTATCTTGCAATACAACTCTCTTGCTTGTTATAGCTCTAGTTGTCACAGTGGTGGTAGTGGTTGTGACATCCTTTCTGTGTATTTATTTTGATATAATGTGGTATTTGAAGATGATGTGGCAGTGGACACAAACAAAACGTCGGGTTTGGAACAGTCATCCCGAAGATCTGCAAAGCATTTTACAGTTTCATGCTTTTATTTCATACAGCGAACGGGATTCCCTCTGGGTGAAGAATCATCTGATCCCAAACCTGGAGAAGGAAGATGGGTCTGTACAGATCTGTCTGCATGAGAGGAACTTcattcctggcaaaagcatcattgAGAACATTATCAACTGCATTGAGAAAAGCCACAAATCAATCTTTGTTTTGTCTCCCAATTTTGTCCAGAGTGAATGGTGCCACTATGAGCTTTACTTTGCCCATCACAAATTATTTAGTGAAAGTTCCAATAGCTTAATCCTCATTTTACTGGAACCAATCCCGCAGTATCTCATTCCTGCCAGATATCACAAGCTGAAAGCTCTCATGGCAAAGAGAACATACCTGGAGTGGCCAAAGGAGAAAAGCAAGCATGGCCTTTTCTGGGCTAACCTTAAGGCAACTATTAACAGTAACCTGCCAGTGTCCACTGAAATGATTGTGGTGTAG